The proteins below are encoded in one region of Streptomyces marianii:
- a CDS encoding MATE family efflux transporter gives MTAPGASGQAPDQPEAPDRESDPPGTSESSRQPPVPRRATAVVASVLDQAASSLTNIAVLVIAARVSTAQGFAAFSMVYLTFTVLLGLNTAYVGQVVVLTRGEAAATGAACRSGVSFTALAAVAGGALLAAAGVATAVAGGSWAGHGGAFLALGLVLPLVLVQDTLRYTFSTLRRPGLALAADTLRLLCVVPALLIQPQHTAPGLLVAVWGLSAVPALLLGLRLLWPRVRGARTDLRPYLRRGHLGQRFAVEFAVGNASSQLAVLGLGLFAAPLAVGALRGASTLFGPLNVLFNSVNAFGPPLLNRFGGPRATARAAAVLGLLLCAAGLAWGLVLHDLPDGAGRQLLGATWQSASSLLPATGAQYAVMGLGTCALVTLRVLSPRATLSVQVVFSLLSVVLMLGGYLLSGSALGAAWGLAAGSALKAVAAWTRVVRLPAVE, from the coding sequence GTGACCGCGCCCGGGGCGTCCGGCCAGGCACCGGACCAGCCGGAGGCGCCGGATCGGGAGTCCGATCCGCCGGGGACGTCCGAGTCGTCCCGGCAGCCGCCCGTGCCGCGGCGTGCGACCGCGGTGGTCGCCTCAGTGCTCGATCAGGCGGCGTCCAGTCTCACCAACATCGCCGTCCTGGTCATCGCCGCCCGGGTCTCCACCGCGCAGGGGTTCGCCGCCTTCTCGATGGTCTACCTGACCTTCACGGTGCTGCTCGGCCTCAACACCGCTTACGTCGGCCAGGTCGTGGTCCTCACCCGAGGCGAGGCAGCCGCCACCGGTGCCGCGTGCCGGTCAGGGGTCTCGTTCACCGCGCTCGCCGCCGTCGCGGGCGGTGCCCTGCTCGCCGCCGCCGGGGTGGCGACCGCCGTCGCCGGTGGGAGCTGGGCCGGACATGGCGGGGCCTTCCTCGCGCTGGGGCTCGTCCTGCCGCTGGTGCTGGTCCAGGACACCCTCAGGTATACGTTCTCGACCCTGCGACGCCCCGGCCTGGCGCTGGCCGCCGACACTCTGCGCCTGTTGTGCGTGGTGCCCGCGCTGCTGATCCAGCCGCAGCACACCGCGCCGGGGCTGCTCGTCGCCGTCTGGGGCCTGTCGGCCGTGCCCGCGCTGCTGCTCGGACTGCGCCTGCTGTGGCCACGGGTGCGCGGCGCCCGGACCGATCTGCGGCCGTATCTGCGCAGGGGCCACCTCGGGCAGCGTTTCGCGGTGGAGTTCGCCGTGGGCAACGCCTCAAGCCAGCTCGCCGTGCTGGGCCTCGGTCTGTTCGCGGCTCCGTTGGCGGTCGGCGCGCTGCGCGGGGCGTCCACCCTCTTCGGTCCGCTCAACGTGCTCTTCAACTCGGTGAACGCGTTCGGGCCGCCGCTGCTGAACCGCTTCGGGGGCCCCCGGGCCACCGCCCGCGCCGCGGCCGTGCTCGGCCTGCTGCTTTGCGCCGCCGGCCTCGCCTGGGGTCTGGTACTCCACGACCTGCCCGACGGTGCGGGGCGCCAGTTGCTCGGCGCCACCTGGCAGTCGGCGTCCAGCCTGCTGCCCGCCACGGGCGCCCAGTACGCGGTGATGGGCCTGGGCACCTGTGCTCTGGTGACCCTCCGGGTGCTCAGCCCGCGTGCCACCCTGTCGGTGCAGGTGGTGTTCTCGCTGCTTTCGGTCGTCCTCATGCTCGGCGGGTACCTGCTGAGCGGCTCCGCGCTGGGTGCGGCCTGGGGGCTGGCCGCGGGCTCCGCCCTGAAGGCGGTAGCGGCCTGGACCCGGGTCGTCCGGCTGCCCGCGGTGGAATGA